Part of the Deltaproteobacteria bacterium genome is shown below.
TGACCTGGACGGCGGGGACTGGTGCCCGTTCCGGCCTGGGCCGCGCGGCCAGTCGATCCAGCCACAGGGTGGGCAGGTCCACGGGCTCGGTGTCCCGTATCCATGTGTATGGCCCGCGCTCATTCCGGGAGGGCGGGACCACGATATAGCCGCCGTCGCCCCGGACATCCACGCCCTGGGCGATGCGGCCAGCACTGCACGGGACGCGCCGGTCCGCAGGATAGCGGTAGATGAGCTGGTCACCACCGGACCCCGTGCGCTGGTGCCGCGTGGGCGCCAGTGGCCCGAGCTCCTGCTCCAGGGCGTGGCAGGCGGCGATACCGTCCACGTCTCCGTGGCGGTCGCGGTCGATGACCAGCCAGCCGGATGCTGGCCCGGTCGGAACGCCGATACCGGCCACGCCTGGAGGTGCGAACATGGCCCGGATGCTGCCCGGGTCGGTCGTGGCGTCATGGTGGCCGTGGGTGGTCATGGGCTTTTTTTCGAGGGAGCACGGGAACACAGGCAGACCCAGGGCTGCATACCGCAGGGCTGCGGAGAGGAGATCGGTGGAAGAATCGGTCATGCCCGCCCTCCTACACGCCGCCACCGGGTATACCGTGGCGGGTTGACGGACTGGGGCAGAGGTGGAACATAGGCGGCGTCACGCGCTCCATGTTTCACGCGGTTCACCCCCAGCATCCAGGCCCAGGCCCGGTAGCTGGGGGTTCGCTTTTTTCCCATGGGCTACTCCTGCCCAGCGATCCGGCGGATG
Proteins encoded:
- a CDS encoding bifunctional DNA primase/polymerase, yielding MTDSSTDLLSAALRYAALGLPVFPCSLEKKPMTTHGHHDATTDPGSIRAMFAPPGVAGIGVPTGPASGWLVIDRDRHGDVDGIAACHALEQELGPLAPTRHQRTGSGGDQLIYRYPADRRVPCSAGRIAQGVDVRGDGGYIVVPPSRNERGPYTWIRDTEPVDLPTLWLDRLAARPRPERAPVPAVQV